ACCTCCATTGCGAAATATTTTTCTTCGACCTCGACGCTGATGCTGTTTCTCCCCCACCGTGCCGCAGCAAGGGCGGTCGTGCCTGTACCCCCGAAGGGGTCGAGCACCGTGTCGCCGACAAACTCTTCACCTACCTTCCTCCCCTTTTTTCGTTACTCCCTATGCAACGCACGGCGGACCGTCGATCATGAAGAGACACCTTGCCACTCACCTCGTCTTCCCGCTCTCTTTCTCCCGCGATGACGACAAACGCACGGAATGGTGTCTGGGGAAAAGTCGAACATGTACACCAGGTCTATCGTGTCGATACCTGCGAGGCACAGACACCGTCAATCCCCCCACAACTGACAGAATAATTCTCTCAGAATCGAAATTCGATCGAATTCGACCAGATTTTACCGGAGGTAGAGCGATCAGTATCCGAACCGCCGTTCATAGGCGGTGTGGTCCAGCCACTCGATGATCACCACGATCATTTCCCCGTCGCTGGCCACGGTATAGATCAACCGCCACGAATCGGAGTGTATCCCGGCGTGGTGCCGCCGGCGGCCCTGGACCTCGTCGTCAGGCGGGCGGTGGCCTGCGGGGACTCGCGGGTCGGCCTCGGCCTGTTGAAGGAGGCGGTGCTCCACACCGAAAGGGCGGGGAGGACGGCGGCAGAGGCCGGGGACGTCGAGGCGGCGGTTGCGGTCGCCCGGCACGCCCACCTTGCCGCCGGCGTGCGGGCTCTCACGCCCCCGGAGACGGCGGTGCTCTCCGTGCTCGCCGGCATGGCACGGCGGGGGGAGGAGACGACATCGGGCCGGGTGTACGAGGCCGTCTCCGCAATCGAGCCGATGAGTTACATGATGTTTTTTGAACGCCTGGAGAGGCTGGATGCGCTGCACCTGGTGGCGACGCGGCAGAGGAGGAAGGGGCAGGGGAGGACGCGGGAGATCGTGGTGCGGGAGGGAGTGGGGGACGCGGTCGCCCCTGTTCCGGCAGCGTCGTCGGGGACGTCGGTGAAGTGTCCTGCAGGCGTCGCGGACGACGAAAAACGTCGCTATGAAACGGGACATGAATAAAAAAAAGTCACCGGACGACCGGCCTCTCGGCCGGACTCCGGTACAGGGCGTCGGCGGCGTTCTCGCCCGGGGTCGGAATTGCACGCCGGGTCAAAGACCGGCGGCCACCTGACCTTCCCGTTCGTTCAGGGTCGAGACTCTCTCCCTGTCGGCCGGGATGGGGTGCTCCCGTATCAGGGCGTCATTGACGCAGGCGTATCGTCGCCCGGCATGAGGATGAGGTGAGGGAAAATCAGTTCTCCGGCACGGAGCGGCGGAGGTACGCCTCTTCTGCGTCCTGCGCCCGCGCCTCCCACGCGCTGACGGTCTCGTTGTAGACGGCGAACGCCGGGTTGACGACGATGCCGGTCGCCCCGTCCTTGAGTCCACCGACCCTATCGCCGCCGGTGAACGTACCGTTGAGGTGCTCCGCGATGCCGGCGGAGACGACGCGGTCGACCCGTTTTATCGCGGACGCGAGCACGACGTCAGGGCCGAGCGGCGACTGGTCGGTGTCAGTCCCGATGATATACCGGCCGGTGGCATTCCCCGCCGCATCGAAGACCCCCATATTGGAGTACCCGGCGCACGTGAAGATCACGTCGGTCCCGTTCCCGTACATCCTTTCAGCGATCCGGCCCGCCTCTCCGGGGTCGGTGAACCCGTCGGTGGAGTGCTGCCGCACACAGGCATGGTCCACCGCGACCGAGGCATTGACGGCACGGGCGCCGTCCGTGTACCCCTGGAGGAACACGTCGAGGAGGGCGGACTGCGTGCCGAGGATGGTCCCGACCTTCCCGGTCTGCGTCGCCGATGCCGCAAGGACGCCGGCCAGGTAACTGTCGCCGTAGGAGACGAACTCGTATGCCCTGACATTGTCCGACCCGATGCCCATCTGGTCGACGGCGAGGAACCTGATGTCAGGGTGGTCCTGCGCAAGACGGCGGGTGAGGTTGGCGTACTGGTATCCGACCGTTATGACGAGGCCGGGTTTTTCCGTGCCGGCGAGAAGGCCGGGGAGGGTGTCGCAGTCGCGGGGGGTGAACTCCCGTGCGGTGAACGAGACGGTGTCGTGCGCCGCCAGAAGGCCCTGATATGCGGTGTCGGTATAGGAGAGGTCGCCTTTCTCCGACCCGTACAGGATGTACACGGACGGGAGGGAGGACGACCCGGTGCACCCGGCGGCGGCGAGCAGGAGGGCGAGGACGACGGTGAGTGAAACGAGGGGGAAGGACGGTTTCATGGGGAAAGGTGAGGCGGGAGGGGTATTAAACGGAGGGGACGGGATGGGGGAGGCGCTCTCCGGCCAATAGTGGCAGCGTTCACTCGCTGCATGGGACCATCCGACAAATCGGTGAGAGTTATGG
This window of the Methanofollis ethanolicus genome carries:
- a CDS encoding DNA methyltransferase, translated to MLDPFGGTGTTALAAARWGRNSISVEVEEKYFAMEVDRFIHQVKQSRLF
- a CDS encoding Cdc6/Cdc18 family protein, coding for MVPPAALDLVVRRAVACGDSRVGLGLLKEAVLHTERAGRTAAEAGDVEAAVAVARHAHLAAGVRALTPPETAVLSVLAGMARRGEETTSGRVYEAVSAIEPMSYMMFFERLERLDALHLVATRQRRKGQGRTREIVVREGVGDAVAPVPAASSGTSVKCPAGVADDEKRRYETGHE
- a CDS encoding BMP family ABC transporter substrate-binding protein; protein product: MKPSFPLVSLTVVLALLLAAAGCTGSSSLPSVYILYGSEKGDLSYTDTAYQGLLAAHDTVSFTAREFTPRDCDTLPGLLAGTEKPGLVITVGYQYANLTRRLAQDHPDIRFLAVDQMGIGSDNVRAYEFVSYGDSYLAGVLAASATQTGKVGTILGTQSALLDVFLQGYTDGARAVNASVAVDHACVRQHSTDGFTDPGEAGRIAERMYGNGTDVIFTCAGYSNMGVFDAAGNATGRYIIGTDTDQSPLGPDVVLASAIKRVDRVVSAGIAEHLNGTFTGGDRVGGLKDGATGIVVNPAFAVYNETVSAWEARAQDAEEAYLRRSVPEN